In the Nicotiana tabacum cultivar K326 chromosome 16, ASM71507v2, whole genome shotgun sequence genome, one interval contains:
- the LOC107817903 gene encoding protein ROOT INITIATION DEFECTIVE 3, protein MTELELVIASSPTDAGIGCWDLHTGAEHLRYRSCSSPSHGLVCVGGRFLASSQLCATKSSSGSILYWSWNKPQVEVKSFPAESISPLVCNNEGTYMAGGGASGDIYLWQVATGKLLKKWHAHYRAVTCLKFNDDQSLLISGSEDGSVRVWSLIMVFDDLLREKARQPYEYSFSEHSLKVTDVVTGYGGANAIVVSASEDRTCKVWSLSRGKLLRNIVFPSVIDAIALDPGEDVFYAGGRDGKIYIAALNAVADPNSNYGLHILGFLSEQSKAITCLALTTDGVLLISGSEDGMVRVWNTKDHNIARIFRHAKGPVNNIVVVRQPSLLSPRGSVNSQGPSVKRHGVSLPPPLEKYANSADDNDYVAVIGPRVNPDRSVEASYISVQTLNNQILELQRQGSSAAAQMEIEKLKLDRSRSIQMIQQWEKKYQNLHEFCVTELLDGEPAGNTA, encoded by the exons ATGACGGAGCTGGAATTGGTAATCGCGTCGTCGCCGACCGATGCCGGTATCGGCTGTTGGGACCTCCATACTGGCGCCGAGCACCTTCGTTATCGGTCTTGCTCCTCCCCCTCCCACGGCCTTGTCTGTGTCGGCGGCCGCTTTCTCGCCTCCTCTCAACTCTGTGCTACCAAATCGTCGTCAGGCTCTATCCTTTACTGGTCCTGGAACAAG CCTCAAGTTGAAGTTAAAAGCTTTCCAGCGGAATCTATAAGTCCACTTGTTTGCAACAATGAGGGAACTTATATGGCCGGAGGAGGTGCATCCGGTGATATATACTTGTGGCAG GTTGCGACTGGTAAACTACTTAAGAAGTGGCATGCTCACTATAGGGCAGTTACTTGCTTGAAATTCAATGATGATCAATCACTTCTGATTTCTGGTTCAGAGGATGGATCTGTTCGAGTTTGGTCTCTTATAAT GGTATTTGATGATTTGTTGAGGGAGAAAGCAAGACAGCCTTACGAGTATAGTTTCTCTGAGCATTCTTTGAAGGTGACTGATGTTGTGACTGGGTATGGCGGAGCTAATGCAATTGTTGTATCTGCTTCAGAAGATAGAACATGCAAG GTATGGAGCTTGTCGAGAGGAAAATTGTTGAGAAACATTGTGTTTCCATCAGTAATTGATGCTATTGCATTGGACCCTGGTGAAGATGTCTTCTATGCTGGTGGTAGAGATGGGAAAATATACATTGCTGCACTAAATGCTGTTGCTGACCCCAACAGTAATTACGGATTGCATATTCTTGGTTTTTTGTCTGAGCAAAG TAAGGCTATTACGTGCTTAGCATTAACTACGGACGGGGTCTTGCTAATTTCTGGATCAGAGGATGGCATGGTTCGGGTGTGGAACACTAAAGACCATAACATCGCCCGAATTTTTAGGCATGCAAAAG GCCCAGTTaacaatattgttgttgttagacAACCATCTCTCCTGAGTCCCAGAGGATCTGTGAATTCCCAAGGGCCGTCCGTAAAGAGACATGGGGTATCATTACCACCCCCATTGGAAAAGTATGCTAACTCAGCAGATGATAATGATTATGTGGCAGTAATTGGCCCCCGGGTCAATCCTGATAGATCTGTTGAAGCTTCATATATCAGTGTTCAGACACTAAATAATCAAATCTTAGAGCTTCAG AGACAAGGGTCTTCTGCTGCTGCTCAAATGGAGATCGAAAAGCTAAAACTCGACCGCAGCAGGTCCATACAAATGATTCAGCAATGGGAAAAGAAGTATCAAAATCTACATGAGTTTTGTGTAACCGAGCTATTGGATGGGGAACCAGCTGGAAATACTGCGTGA